One Chromobacterium paludis genomic window carries:
- a CDS encoding ABC transporter substrate-binding protein gives MKKAVAALAMGLMAVSVGAYAKDWKEVRFGVDASYAPFEYKAPSGQVVGFDIDLGNEICKRMKAKCVWVENDFDGMIPALKAKKFDGVLSSMSMTEARMKEIAFSAKLFNTPTRMVAKVGSGLMPTPASLKGKRVGVEQGTIQEAYAKKHWAPAGVEVVPYQNQTLVLADLTAGRLDASLQDAVQADEGFLKKPEGKGFAFAGKDLVDPQTLGEGAGIGLRKEDTDLKAAIDKAIAGMLKDGTYKKIEKKYFSFDVYGG, from the coding sequence ATGAAGAAGGCAGTCGCTGCGCTGGCCATGGGCCTGATGGCCGTATCCGTGGGCGCTTACGCCAAGGATTGGAAGGAAGTTCGTTTTGGCGTGGACGCCAGTTACGCGCCGTTTGAATACAAGGCGCCTAGCGGCCAGGTGGTGGGCTTCGACATCGACCTGGGCAACGAGATCTGCAAGCGCATGAAGGCCAAGTGCGTATGGGTGGAAAACGACTTCGACGGCATGATCCCGGCGTTGAAGGCCAAGAAGTTCGACGGCGTGCTGTCGTCCATGTCCATGACCGAGGCGCGCATGAAGGAAATCGCCTTCTCCGCCAAGCTGTTCAACACCCCGACCCGCATGGTGGCCAAGGTGGGTTCCGGCCTGATGCCGACTCCGGCTTCGCTGAAGGGCAAGCGCGTGGGCGTGGAGCAGGGCACCATCCAGGAAGCCTACGCCAAGAAGCACTGGGCGCCGGCCGGCGTGGAAGTGGTGCCGTATCAGAACCAAACCCTGGTGCTGGCCGACTTGACCGCGGGCCGTCTGGACGCCTCGCTGCAAGACGCGGTGCAGGCCGACGAAGGCTTCCTGAAAAAGCCTGAGGGCAAGGGCTTCGCCTTCGCCGGCAAGGACCTGGTCGATCCGCAAACGCTGGGTGAAGGCGCCGGCATCGGCCTGCGCAAGGAAGACACCGACCTGAAGGCCGCCATCGACAAAGCCATCGCCGGCATGTTGAAGGACGGCACTTACAAGAAGATCGAGAAAAAATACTTCTCCTTCGACGTGTACGGCGGCTGA
- a CDS encoding ABC transporter permease translates to MIDIIQQYWRPFLWSDGYHLSGLAVTMWLLVLSIGFGFVVSIPLAVARVSKVKWLARAVWLYTYVFRGTPLYVQLLFFYSGMYSLDVVREVGFLNHFFREGYNCTILAFALNTCAYTTEIFAGAIKATPYGEIEAGRAYGMSKFTLYRRVIIPSALRRALPAYSNEVILMLHATTVAFTATVPDILKVARDVNAATYDSFNAFGLAALLYLSITFILVGLFRKAEARWLAYLRPTKS, encoded by the coding sequence ATGATAGACATCATCCAGCAATACTGGCGGCCCTTCCTGTGGAGCGACGGCTACCACCTGTCCGGCCTGGCTGTTACCATGTGGCTGTTGGTGCTATCCATCGGCTTTGGCTTTGTCGTGTCCATCCCTCTGGCGGTGGCGCGCGTGTCCAAGGTCAAATGGCTGGCGCGCGCGGTGTGGCTGTACACCTATGTGTTCCGCGGCACGCCGCTCTATGTGCAGCTGCTGTTCTTCTACAGCGGCATGTACAGCCTGGACGTGGTGCGCGAGGTGGGCTTCCTGAACCACTTCTTCCGCGAAGGCTATAACTGCACCATTCTGGCGTTCGCGCTCAATACCTGCGCCTACACCACGGAAATCTTCGCCGGCGCCATCAAGGCCACGCCGTATGGCGAGATCGAGGCGGGCCGCGCGTACGGCATGAGCAAGTTCACGCTGTATCGCCGGGTCATCATCCCGTCGGCCCTGCGCCGCGCGCTGCCGGCGTACAGCAATGAAGTGATCCTGATGCTGCACGCCACCACCGTGGCCTTTACCGCCACCGTGCCGGACATTTTGAAGGTCGCGCGCGACGTCAACGCCGCCACGTATGACTCCTTCAATGCCTTCGGCCTGGCCGCCTTGCTGTATCTGAGCATCACCTTTATTCTGGTCGGCCTGTTCCGCAAGGCCGAAGCGCGCTGGCTCGCTTACCTGCGCCCGACCAAGAGTTGA
- the rplU gene encoding 50S ribosomal protein L21 — MYAVIKTGGKQYKVAIGEKLKVEQIPADIDSQIVLEEVLMIADGEQVVVGAPLVAGATVKATVVAHGRGDKIRIFKMRRRKHYQKHQGHRQNFTEIRIDAISK, encoded by the coding sequence ATGTATGCGGTCATAAAAACCGGCGGCAAGCAGTACAAAGTTGCCATCGGTGAAAAACTTAAAGTAGAACAGATACCTGCAGACATCGACAGCCAGATCGTACTTGAAGAAGTGCTGATGATTGCTGACGGTGAACAGGTTGTTGTAGGCGCCCCGCTGGTAGCCGGTGCCACCGTCAAGGCTACCGTAGTTGCCCACGGTCGTGGCGACAAGATCCGCATCTTCAAGATGCGTCGTCGTAAGCACTACCAGAAGCACCAGGGTCATCGTCAGAACTTCACCGAAATCCGCATCGACGCGATTTCGAAGTAA
- the ispB gene encoding octaprenyl diphosphate synthase: MVENVSTPLFRTLIADDMQTVDRVIRDRLHSDVVLIRQVAEYIISAGGKRLRPVLTLLSGRALGYRGEHLFELAAMIEFIHTATLLHDDVVDESDLRRGRKTANALFGNAASVLVGDFLYTRAFQMMVTTRSMDILEVMAEATNIIAEGEVLQLLNIGNTDVSEDEYLKVIQYKTAKLFEAAARVGALISGAAPEQVKAMADYGMYLGTAFQIIDDVLDYSGDADTIGKSLGDDLAEGKPTLPLIYAMRQGGPEASALVRDALENANRDRFHDVLNAVQSCGALEYAKSEAVKMADLAIASLQNIPESETRQALIELARLSVDRSA; the protein is encoded by the coding sequence CTGGTTGAAAACGTGTCCACCCCGCTTTTCCGCACCCTGATAGCCGATGACATGCAGACGGTAGACCGCGTCATCCGCGACCGCCTGCATTCCGACGTCGTCCTGATCCGCCAAGTGGCGGAATACATCATTAGCGCCGGCGGCAAGCGCCTGCGTCCGGTGTTGACCCTGCTGTCGGGCCGCGCGCTGGGCTACCGGGGCGAGCACCTGTTCGAGCTCGCGGCGATGATAGAGTTCATTCACACCGCCACGCTGCTGCACGACGACGTGGTGGACGAGTCCGACCTGCGCCGCGGCCGCAAGACCGCCAATGCGCTGTTCGGCAACGCCGCCAGCGTGCTGGTGGGCGACTTCCTTTACACCCGCGCCTTCCAGATGATGGTGACCACGCGCAGCATGGACATCCTGGAAGTGATGGCCGAGGCCACCAACATCATCGCCGAAGGCGAAGTGCTGCAACTGCTGAACATAGGCAACACCGACGTCAGCGAGGATGAATACCTCAAAGTCATCCAGTACAAAACCGCCAAGCTGTTCGAAGCCGCCGCCCGCGTCGGCGCGCTGATCTCCGGCGCCGCGCCGGAACAGGTCAAGGCCATGGCGGACTACGGCATGTACCTGGGCACCGCCTTCCAGATCATCGACGACGTGCTGGACTACAGCGGCGACGCCGACACCATAGGCAAGAGCCTGGGCGACGACCTGGCCGAAGGCAAACCCACCCTGCCGCTGATCTACGCCATGCGCCAAGGCGGCCCGGAAGCCTCCGCCCTGGTCCGCGACGCGCTGGAAAACGCCAACCGCGACCGTTTCCACGATGTGCTGAATGCAGTACAATCCTGCGGCGCGCTGGAATATGCCAAGAGCGAAGCCGTGAAAATGGCCGATCTGGCCATTGCCTCCTTGCAGAACATTCCCGAGTCGGAAACCCGCCAGGCCCTGATTGAGCTGGCCCGCCTGTCTGTGGACCGCAGCGCCTAA
- a CDS encoding AAA family ATPase, with translation MFQMKSVEMVHWDFWQRLTVPLDAQIVTIIGPNGSGKTTLLDALRTLLAIKCSGKRDYKRYVRNNKEAFAYLRGVVDNPRRPSGGLYPTPFFPIVSESVTLLCRIKKQGGDWVRHYAILDGDIALEHAEGQAQWLGVQEYRRRLEAAGLTAAVGEVLALEQGDTDKLTEYSPRQLLDLVFQVFGDKDVLDNYQRARDEQRATELELEALSRQEEALQVRVEAMKNRANRYLEWKQLQTGIKRLREEALPVLAYLDGKASFGKQWNDYRAGYHVLNQARAEHADTLDLVAKLKAAEVSAGEARGAAETVRLAAQEAFMKAKGEHAGVAGQLKERDRLQALAGKEYGADAAALADKLAALRAESDQLKDGLRALKKQRQESSEHLQALEVGRGRSPEDVRQFKAALDEAGIGHAMLSDIVEVMDSNWQAAVEALLRGYRHVVLLDQESDRREAWKIGEKLRYRHFVVPERAAPPRAAKGSLLEVVRFSADAPDWLYRQMNSVTRVESANEGANVDGDWITRDGYFRERRGARHIGVPMHEYAFGEAARQSRLLAVRDELKALNVRILADEERLVAATREAAGLAEYLGGMDAIRQLDSRADEFSALESRKAELEAEIARQGAALAAAGADKDAADQRYGDARLAHDRVCQREMESLSKYNQKLQEVEQARRQLRRLIAELREWAQRLPADALAPEHVAQLEDEFDTAADAKHQLNYLEEKLQSGDWEQDDSVLALKDKLVEDLSSLDKERQRRQGEVDRSRELTDEARAAYIGKLRATVRAYGQNVRRLGELAGIQVEVELPKLENDDAVLAQAGLVLKFNFDQKGMMGMNDGEASGGQQVMKSLILLIGLMMDEANPSGFVFIDEPFAHLDIFNIDRVAGFLKATEAQYLITTPNTHNINIFAPSELTLATRKKRPGETWAPPILQTRRRVEGL, from the coding sequence ATGTTCCAGATGAAATCGGTGGAAATGGTGCACTGGGATTTCTGGCAGCGGCTGACCGTGCCGCTGGACGCGCAGATCGTCACCATCATCGGGCCCAACGGCTCCGGCAAGACCACCTTGCTGGACGCGCTGCGCACGCTGCTGGCGATCAAGTGCTCCGGCAAGCGCGACTACAAGCGTTATGTGCGCAACAACAAAGAGGCCTTCGCCTACTTGCGCGGCGTGGTGGACAACCCCCGCCGGCCTAGCGGCGGCCTGTATCCGACGCCATTCTTCCCCATCGTGTCGGAGTCCGTCACGCTGCTGTGCCGCATCAAGAAGCAGGGCGGAGACTGGGTGCGCCATTACGCCATCCTGGACGGCGACATCGCGCTGGAGCACGCCGAGGGCCAGGCGCAATGGCTGGGCGTGCAGGAATACCGCCGCCGGCTGGAGGCCGCCGGCCTGACCGCGGCGGTGGGCGAGGTGCTGGCGCTGGAGCAGGGCGACACCGACAAGCTGACCGAGTACAGCCCGCGCCAATTGCTGGACCTGGTGTTCCAGGTGTTCGGCGACAAGGACGTGCTGGACAACTACCAGCGCGCGCGCGACGAGCAGCGCGCCACCGAGCTGGAGCTGGAGGCGCTGAGCCGCCAGGAAGAGGCGCTGCAGGTGCGGGTGGAAGCGATGAAGAACCGCGCCAACCGCTACCTGGAATGGAAGCAGCTGCAAACCGGCATCAAGCGGCTGCGCGAAGAAGCGCTGCCGGTGCTGGCCTATCTGGACGGCAAGGCGTCGTTCGGCAAGCAGTGGAACGATTACCGCGCCGGCTACCATGTGCTGAACCAGGCGCGGGCCGAGCACGCGGACACGCTGGATCTGGTGGCCAAGCTGAAGGCGGCGGAAGTGAGCGCCGGCGAAGCGCGCGGCGCGGCGGAGACCGTGCGGCTGGCGGCGCAGGAAGCCTTCATGAAGGCCAAGGGCGAGCATGCCGGCGTGGCCGGCCAATTGAAGGAGCGCGACCGCTTGCAGGCCCTGGCCGGCAAGGAATACGGCGCCGACGCCGCAGCGTTGGCCGACAAGCTGGCCGCCTTGCGCGCCGAGTCGGACCAGCTGAAAGACGGCCTGCGCGCGCTGAAAAAGCAGCGGCAGGAAAGTTCGGAACATCTGCAGGCGCTGGAAGTCGGCCGAGGCCGCTCGCCGGAGGACGTGCGCCAGTTCAAGGCGGCGCTGGACGAAGCCGGCATTGGCCACGCCATGCTGTCCGACATCGTCGAGGTGATGGACTCCAACTGGCAGGCCGCGGTGGAGGCCTTGCTGCGCGGCTACCGCCACGTGGTGCTGCTGGACCAGGAATCCGACCGCCGCGAGGCCTGGAAGATAGGCGAGAAGCTGCGTTACCGCCATTTCGTGGTACCGGAGCGCGCCGCGCCGCCGCGCGCCGCCAAGGGCAGCCTGCTGGAAGTGGTGCGCTTCTCCGCCGACGCGCCGGACTGGCTGTACCGGCAGATGAACAGCGTGACGCGAGTGGAAAGCGCGAACGAGGGCGCCAACGTCGACGGCGACTGGATCACCCGCGACGGCTATTTCCGCGAGCGCCGCGGCGCGCGCCACATCGGCGTGCCCATGCATGAATACGCGTTTGGCGAAGCGGCGCGGCAATCGCGCCTGCTGGCCGTGCGCGACGAGTTGAAGGCGCTGAACGTGCGCATCCTGGCCGACGAGGAGCGGTTGGTGGCCGCCACCCGCGAGGCGGCCGGCCTGGCCGAGTACCTTGGTGGCATGGACGCGATCCGCCAGCTGGACAGCCGCGCCGACGAGTTTTCAGCGCTGGAGTCGCGCAAGGCCGAGCTGGAGGCCGAGATCGCCCGCCAGGGCGCGGCGCTGGCCGCAGCCGGCGCCGACAAGGACGCCGCCGACCAGCGCTACGGCGACGCGCGGCTGGCGCACGACCGCGTCTGCCAGCGCGAAATGGAAAGCCTGTCCAAATACAATCAGAAGCTGCAGGAGGTGGAGCAGGCGCGCCGCCAGCTGCGCCGCCTGATTGCCGAACTGCGCGAGTGGGCGCAGCGGCTACCGGCCGATGCGCTGGCGCCGGAGCATGTGGCGCAGCTGGAGGACGAATTTGACACCGCCGCCGACGCCAAGCACCAGCTGAACTACCTGGAAGAAAAGCTGCAAAGCGGCGACTGGGAGCAGGATGATTCCGTGCTGGCGCTGAAGGACAAGCTGGTGGAGGACCTGAGCTCGCTGGATAAGGAGCGGCAGCGCCGCCAGGGCGAGGTGGACCGCTCGCGCGAGCTGACCGATGAGGCGCGCGCCGCCTATATCGGCAAGCTGCGCGCCACTGTGCGCGCTTACGGCCAGAACGTGAGGCGGCTGGGCGAGCTGGCCGGCATCCAGGTGGAAGTGGAGCTGCCCAAGCTGGAGAACGACGACGCGGTGCTGGCCCAGGCCGGGCTGGTGTTGAAGTTCAACTTCGACCAGAAGGGCATGATGGGCATGAACGACGGCGAGGCTTCCGGCGGCCAGCAGGTGATGAAGTCGCTGATCCTGTTGATCGGCCTGATGATGGACGAGGCCAATCCGTCCGGCTTCGTCTTCATCGACGAACCGTTCGCCCACCTCGACATCTTCAACATCGACCGCGTGGCCGGCTTCCTGAAAGCCACCGAGGCGCAGTATTTGATCACCACGCCGAACACCCACAACATCAACATCTTCGCGCCGTCGGAACTGACCCTGGCCACGCGCAAGAAGCGGCCCGGCGAAACCTGGGCGCCGCCGATATTGCAGACGCGACGGAGGGTGGAGGGACTCTGA
- a CDS encoding putative hemolysin yields the protein MQTIRTLLPVLTLTLAACAQPPSSSRPIGMANPASVYCVRQGGKLLPQKDAAGNAYALCQLPDGREVEEWALFRSRPSEQ from the coding sequence ATGCAAACCATCCGCACCCTGCTCCCGGTCCTGACGCTGACCCTAGCCGCCTGCGCCCAGCCGCCCTCTTCCTCTCGCCCAATAGGCATGGCCAATCCGGCCTCGGTCTACTGCGTGCGGCAAGGCGGCAAGCTGCTGCCGCAGAAGGACGCCGCCGGCAATGCGTACGCGCTATGCCAACTGCCCGATGGCCGTGAGGTAGAGGAGTGGGCGCTGTTCCGCTCGCGGCCTAGCGAGCAATAA
- the rpmA gene encoding 50S ribosomal protein L27 produces MAHKKAGGSSRNGRDSEAKRLGVKVYGSELIPAGSIIVRQRGTKFHAGENVGQGKDHTLYAKVDGYVEFTVKGAQQRKTVNVVPYTGVDGE; encoded by the coding sequence ATGGCACACAAAAAAGCAGGCGGTAGCTCCCGCAACGGTCGTGACTCCGAAGCCAAACGCTTGGGCGTTAAGGTTTACGGCAGCGAACTGATTCCGGCAGGTTCCATCATCGTGCGTCAGCGCGGCACCAAGTTCCACGCTGGCGAAAACGTCGGCCAGGGCAAGGACCACACCCTGTACGCCAAGGTTGACGGCTACGTTGAATTCACCGTTAAGGGCGCGCAACAGCGCAAGACCGTTAACGTGGTTCCGTACACCGGTGTAGACGGCGAATAA
- the tpx gene encoding thiol peroxidase, with protein sequence MATVTLRGNPVEVAGALPAKGQQAPALQLTGGDLAEATLASFAGKRKILNIFPSVDTPTCAASVRKFNEKAAALADTVVLCISADLPFAQKRFCGAEGIENVVNLSTFRNPGFAEAYGVKLASGPLAGLTARAVVVLDANDQVLHSQLVGEIADEPDYAAALAAL encoded by the coding sequence ATGGCAACCGTAACCCTGCGCGGCAATCCGGTGGAAGTGGCGGGCGCATTGCCGGCCAAGGGCCAACAGGCACCGGCGCTGCAACTGACCGGCGGCGATCTGGCCGAGGCGACGCTGGCCAGCTTCGCCGGCAAGCGCAAGATCCTGAACATCTTCCCCAGCGTGGACACCCCGACCTGCGCCGCCTCCGTGCGCAAGTTCAACGAGAAGGCCGCCGCGCTGGCCGACACCGTGGTGCTGTGCATTTCCGCCGACCTGCCGTTCGCGCAGAAGCGCTTCTGCGGCGCGGAAGGCATCGAGAACGTGGTGAACCTGTCCACCTTCCGCAATCCGGGCTTCGCCGAGGCCTATGGCGTCAAGCTGGCTTCCGGCCCGCTGGCCGGACTGACCGCGCGCGCCGTGGTGGTGCTGGACGCGAACGATCAAGTGCTGCACAGCCAGCTGGTGGGCGAGATCGCCGACGAGCCGGACTATGCCGCCGCCCTGGCCGCGCTGTAA
- the obgE gene encoding GTPase ObgE, whose amino-acid sequence MKFIDEARIEVMAGRGGNGVASFRREKFVPFGGPDGGDGGKGGSVYAVADENVNTLVEYRFVKKYLAQHGERGRGADCYGKGGDDIELKMPVGTVIHDADTGELVADLTHHGQRIMIAKGGKGGLGNIHFKSSTNRAPRQCTPGEQGEQRTLRLELKVLADVGLLGMPNAGKSTFIRSVSAARPKVADYPFTTLHPNLGVVRMDDTRSFVVADIPGLIEGAAEGAGLGHRFLKHLQRTGLLLHVVDIAPFDTNVDPVREARAIVEELKKYDEELYSKPRWLVLNKVDMLPEDERELTVSAFLNAYGWPQTQPDDSFGFDIKAPRVFTISALNHEGTRELTFAIMSYLDVVRAQARKEAEALQQQAAAAKQKLIAPEAPAVGGDDA is encoded by the coding sequence ATGAAATTCATCGATGAAGCCCGGATTGAAGTGATGGCCGGGCGCGGCGGCAACGGCGTGGCCAGTTTCCGCCGCGAAAAATTCGTTCCCTTCGGCGGCCCGGATGGCGGCGACGGCGGCAAGGGCGGCAGCGTGTACGCGGTGGCCGACGAGAACGTCAATACCTTGGTTGAATACCGCTTCGTCAAAAAATACCTGGCGCAACACGGCGAGCGCGGCCGCGGCGCCGATTGCTACGGCAAGGGCGGCGACGACATCGAGCTGAAAATGCCGGTGGGCACCGTGATCCACGACGCAGATACCGGCGAGCTGGTGGCGGACCTCACCCATCACGGCCAACGCATCATGATTGCCAAGGGCGGCAAGGGCGGCCTGGGCAATATCCACTTCAAATCCTCCACCAACCGCGCGCCGCGCCAGTGCACGCCGGGCGAGCAGGGCGAACAGCGCACGCTGCGCCTGGAGCTGAAGGTGTTGGCCGATGTGGGCCTGTTGGGCATGCCCAATGCGGGCAAGTCCACCTTCATCCGCTCGGTGTCCGCCGCGCGCCCCAAGGTGGCCGACTATCCGTTCACCACGCTGCATCCCAATCTGGGCGTGGTGCGGATGGACGATACCCGTAGCTTTGTCGTCGCCGATATTCCGGGGCTGATCGAGGGCGCGGCCGAAGGCGCGGGCCTGGGCCACCGCTTCCTGAAGCACCTGCAGCGTACCGGCTTGTTGCTGCACGTGGTGGACATCGCGCCGTTCGATACCAATGTGGATCCGGTGCGCGAGGCGCGCGCCATCGTAGAGGAATTGAAGAAGTACGACGAAGAGCTGTACAGCAAGCCGCGCTGGCTGGTGCTGAACAAGGTGGACATGCTGCCGGAAGACGAGCGCGAGCTGACCGTTTCGGCCTTCCTCAATGCTTACGGCTGGCCGCAGACGCAGCCGGACGATTCCTTCGGCTTCGATATCAAGGCGCCGCGCGTGTTCACCATCTCCGCGCTGAACCATGAAGGCACCCGCGAGCTGACCTTCGCCATCATGTCTTATCTGGACGTGGTGCGCGCCCAGGCGCGCAAGGAGGCCGAGGCGCTGCAGCAGCAGGCCGCGGCGGCCAAGCAGAAGCTGATTGCCCCGGAAGCGCCGGCGGTGGGTGGAGATGACGCGTAA
- a CDS encoding ABC transporter permease, which translates to MFLQGFGPIIWQGTLVTLELSVLSLLLAFAIGLVGAGAKLSHNPLLGGVSTVYTTLVRGVPDLVLMLLIFYSLQIGMNKITDALGMDQINLDPFVSGVVTLGFIYGAYFTETLRGAFLSVPKGQIEAGIAYGMTGWQVFHRVQFPQMMRFALPGISNNWQVMLKATALVSIIGLADVVKASVDAGKSTYKVFFFTLVAGAIYLLLTTLSNFVLMWLERRYSLGVREADL; encoded by the coding sequence ATGTTTTTGCAAGGATTCGGTCCCATCATTTGGCAGGGGACCCTGGTGACGCTGGAGCTGTCGGTGCTGTCGCTGCTGCTGGCCTTCGCCATCGGCCTGGTCGGCGCCGGCGCCAAGCTGTCGCACAACCCGCTGCTGGGCGGCGTCTCCACCGTATACACCACTCTGGTGCGCGGCGTGCCCGATCTGGTGCTGATGCTGCTGATCTTCTACAGCCTGCAGATCGGCATGAACAAGATCACCGATGCGCTGGGCATGGACCAGATCAATCTCGATCCGTTTGTGTCCGGCGTGGTCACGCTGGGCTTCATTTACGGCGCGTATTTCACCGAAACGCTGCGCGGCGCCTTCCTGTCCGTGCCCAAGGGGCAGATCGAGGCCGGCATCGCCTATGGCATGACGGGCTGGCAGGTGTTCCACCGCGTGCAGTTCCCGCAGATGATGCGTTTCGCGCTGCCCGGCATTTCCAATAACTGGCAGGTGATGCTGAAGGCTACCGCCCTGGTGTCCATCATCGGTCTGGCCGACGTGGTCAAGGCATCGGTGGATGCGGGCAAGAGCACGTACAAAGTCTTCTTCTTCACGCTGGTGGCCGGGGCGATCTATCTGCTGCTGACCACGTTGTCCAATTTCGTGCTGATGTGGCTGGAGCGCCGCTATTCCTTGGGCGTGCGGGAGGCTGACCTATGA
- the hisP gene encoding histidine ABC transporter ATP-binding protein HisP has product MDKLNISNIHKSYGDHEVLKGISLKAKAGDVISIIGSSGSGKSTFLRCINFLEKPNEGSIALNGEEIRLTRNKQGELVPADQKQLQTMRTRLAMVFQHFNLWGHMTVLENVIEAPVHVLGIAREEAIARAKKYLAKVGLDERAQAKYPAHLSGGQQQRVAIARALAMEPEVMLFDEPTSALDPELVGEVLKVMQALAEEGRTMIVVTHEMGFARNVSNHVMFLHQGRVEEEGHPDEVFGNTKSERLKAFLSGSLK; this is encoded by the coding sequence ATGGACAAGCTGAACATCAGCAATATTCACAAGAGCTACGGCGACCACGAAGTTCTGAAGGGCATCTCGCTGAAGGCCAAGGCCGGCGACGTGATCAGCATCATCGGTTCGTCCGGCTCCGGCAAGAGCACCTTTCTGCGCTGCATCAACTTCCTGGAGAAGCCGAACGAGGGCAGCATCGCCCTGAACGGCGAAGAAATCCGCCTGACGCGCAACAAGCAGGGCGAGCTGGTGCCGGCGGACCAAAAGCAGCTGCAAACCATGCGCACCCGGCTGGCCATGGTGTTCCAGCACTTCAATCTGTGGGGCCACATGACGGTGCTGGAAAACGTCATCGAGGCGCCGGTGCACGTGCTGGGCATCGCCCGCGAGGAAGCCATCGCCCGCGCCAAGAAATACCTGGCCAAGGTGGGCCTGGACGAGCGCGCCCAGGCCAAATATCCGGCTCACTTGTCCGGCGGCCAGCAACAGCGCGTGGCCATCGCCCGCGCGCTGGCGATGGAGCCGGAAGTGATGCTGTTCGACGAGCCGACCTCGGCGCTGGACCCGGAACTGGTGGGCGAAGTGCTGAAGGTGATGCAGGCGCTGGCCGAAGAAGGCCGCACCATGATCGTGGTGACGCACGAGATGGGTTTCGCCCGCAATGTGTCCAACCACGTGATGTTCCTGCACCAAGGTCGGGTGGAAGAAGAAGGCCACCCGGACGAGGTGTTCGGCAACACCAAGAGCGAGCGGCTCAAGGCCTTCCTGTCCGGCAGCCTGAAGTAA
- a CDS encoding succinylglutamate desuccinylase/aspartoacylase family protein has product MHIQHHPLLSPSLSTQRALTSFHFGQPGSGEKVHIQASLHADELPGMLVAWHLKQRLRLLEDQGAIRGEITVLPVSNPIGLSQNQHGRLLGRFELMSGQNFNRHYHPMAEPVFAAVRQQLGADAKANTRLIRAAMRVELERQQPQTELQSLRHALQTMAFDADIMLDLHCDSRADIHLYTGTPLWDQCEPLSRYLGVCASLLAEDSGDYPFDEACSQPWWQLRDLAAQAGLAAPIEMACLAVTVELRGEWDVNHEYAAKDAEAIIHFLQHRGVIRGDAPPLPPLRHPATPLAGSEDLTAPHAGVVVYRAEPGSLLSPGDLVADVIDPVRDEVSQVCTERGGVLYATSDRPYATAGLNIARVAGSQSYKTGKLLTA; this is encoded by the coding sequence ATGCATATCCAACACCATCCGCTGCTCTCGCCCAGCCTAAGCACCCAGCGCGCGCTGACCAGCTTTCACTTCGGCCAGCCCGGCAGCGGAGAAAAGGTCCATATCCAGGCCAGCCTGCACGCCGACGAACTGCCCGGCATGCTGGTGGCCTGGCATCTGAAGCAGCGCCTGCGCCTGCTGGAAGACCAGGGCGCGATCCGCGGCGAAATCACCGTGCTGCCGGTGTCCAACCCGATAGGGCTGAGCCAGAACCAGCATGGCAGGCTGCTGGGGCGCTTCGAGCTGATGAGCGGGCAAAACTTCAACCGCCATTACCACCCCATGGCCGAGCCGGTGTTCGCCGCCGTGCGGCAGCAGCTGGGCGCCGACGCCAAGGCCAATACCCGGCTGATCCGCGCCGCGATGCGCGTGGAACTGGAGCGGCAGCAGCCGCAGACCGAGTTGCAGTCGCTGCGCCACGCGCTGCAGACCATGGCCTTTGACGCGGACATCATGCTGGACCTGCACTGCGACAGCCGCGCCGACATCCATCTCTATACCGGCACGCCGCTGTGGGACCAATGCGAGCCGCTGTCGCGCTATCTGGGCGTGTGCGCCAGCCTGCTGGCCGAGGACTCCGGCGACTATCCTTTCGACGAAGCCTGCAGCCAGCCGTGGTGGCAGCTGCGCGATCTGGCGGCCCAGGCCGGCCTGGCCGCGCCCATAGAGATGGCCTGCCTGGCGGTGACGGTGGAGCTCCGCGGCGAATGGGATGTCAACCACGAATACGCGGCCAAGGACGCCGAAGCCATCATCCACTTCCTGCAGCATCGCGGCGTGATCCGCGGCGACGCGCCGCCGCTGCCGCCCCTGCGCCATCCCGCCACGCCGCTGGCCGGCTCCGAGGACCTGACGGCGCCGCATGCCGGCGTAGTGGTGTACCGCGCCGAGCCGGGCAGCTTGCTCAGCCCCGGCGACCTGGTGGCCGACGTGATCGACCCGGTCCGCGATGAGGTCAGCCAGGTCTGCACCGAGCGCGGCGGCGTGCTGTACGCCACCAGCGACCGCCCCTACGCCACCGCCGGCCTCAATATCGCCCGCGTCGCGGGCAGCCAGTCTTACAAAACCGGCAAGCTACTCACTGCCTGA